From the Candidatus Neomarinimicrobiota bacterium genome, one window contains:
- a CDS encoding DUF1080 domain-containing protein, protein MRKKRTAMMITLTLIASLAGISVYGNSDEGKWIALFDGKTLNGWSVHSGFAKYEVVDGTIVGTAVKGSPNTFLCTDKEFGDFILEFEVLLNPELNSGVQFRSQIASEEIVYWFRDNDGEPDRQVISPDRVYGYQVEIATEESGSSGSVYDEARRAFMLWRPESGSKASKAFKDGQWNRYRVECKGNSIKTWVNEVPCADFKDSMTARGIIGLQVHDVGDDPTPYEVRWRNIRILPL, encoded by the coding sequence ATGCGAAAAAAAAGAACTGCAATGATGATTACCCTCACACTGATAGCATCCCTGGCCGGAATCTCCGTATATGGGAACAGCGACGAAGGGAAATGGATCGCCCTTTTTGATGGCAAGACACTAAACGGTTGGTCAGTGCACAGCGGCTTTGCCAAATATGAGGTTGTGGATGGAACCATCGTTGGAACCGCCGTCAAGGGAAGTCCGAACACGTTTCTTTGCACGGACAAAGAATTCGGAGATTTCATCCTGGAATTTGAAGTGTTACTCAATCCGGAATTGAACTCAGGTGTACAATTCAGGAGCCAGATCGCAAGCGAAGAAATAGTCTACTGGTTCAGGGACAACGATGGAGAACCAGACAGGCAAGTCATTTCCCCTGACCGCGTGTATGGCTATCAAGTAGAGATCGCAACAGAAGAAAGCGGTAGCTCCGGAAGTGTTTACGATGAGGCACGTCGAGCTTTTATGCTCTGGCGACCTGAATCCGGTTCTAAAGCCAGCAAAGCTTTCAAGGACGGCCAATGGAACAGATACCGTGTTGAATGTAAAGGTAATTCCATAAAGACCTGGGTTAACGAGGTTCCGTGCGCGGACTTCAAAGATTCGATGACAGCTCGAGGTATCATCGGTCTGCAGGTACATGATGTAGGCGATGACCCTACCCCATACGAGGTGCGCTGGCGAAACATTAGAATTCTTCCATTGTAA